Proteins from one Pygocentrus nattereri isolate fPygNat1 chromosome 16, fPygNat1.pri, whole genome shotgun sequence genomic window:
- the LOC108439629 gene encoding growth arrest and DNA damage-inducible protein GADD45 gamma-like — protein sequence MTLEEVPVQNCSEKARRTGEALQEALESAQANECLTIGVYESAKVMNVDPDSVAFCVLAMDEEFECDIALQIHFTLIQAFCFDNDISIVRVSDAQRLAELLGDKAGQLEDAHCVLITNPTEGSWEDPALEKLHVFCAESRSCHEWVPEVSLPAR from the exons GCTCGCCGCACCGGCGAGGCTCTGCAGGAGGCCCTGGAGTCCGCCCAGGCCAACGAGTGCCTCACCATCGGCGTTTACGAGTCTGCCAAAGTCATGAATGT CGATCCTGACAGCGTGGCTTTCTGCGTGCTGGCGATGGACGAGGAGTTCGAGTGCGACATCGCCCTGCAGATCCACTTCACCCTCATCCAGGCTTTCTGCTTCGACAACGACATCAGCATCGTGAGAGTGAGCGACGCGCAGCGCCTCGCTGAGCTGCTGGGAGACAAAGCGGGGCAGCTGGAAGACGCGCACTGCGTGCTCATCACG AACCCCACCGAGGGCTCGTGGGAAGACCCCGCTCTGGAAAAGCTGCACGTGTTCTGCGCAGAGAGCCGCAGCTGCCACGAGTGGGTTCCGGAAGTGAGTCTGCCCGCGCGCTGA
- the si:ch211-22d5.2 gene encoding serine/threonine-protein kinase NIM1 isoform X2: protein MSPQVPRHSLYSLTDSSDCGPEKEEEEEPSRRLTPLENLTLDMCHNENTIKELTVGRRVGFYKVRGEIGCGNFSKVKLAFHALTKDKVAIKVLDKLRLDLQTQRMLSREISSMESLFHPNVVRLYEVVETPSRLYLVLEYAGGGDLHSRITSQGKISEPESKIVFAQILSAVKHMHDNNIIHRDLKAENVLFSCNACVKVADFGFSTRVSTNNQMLDTFCGSPPYAAPELFKDESYMGPPVDVWAMGVLLFFMVTGTMPFRADTVPRLRRCVLEGAYVLPIWVSAPCQRLIQGILKPEPSERYALDQMLGCEWLLPVEFFRPVPPTYRLNPMHLLESGPGRLNQEEEEVRVALQELGVTEEHILNNQSKNSRSPVTGIYRIILHRMQRNKGTERAPMITGVVKDPKRDSLRAYRNLRHTSKLCVLS from the exons ATGTCTCCACAAGTGCCACGACACAGCCTCTACAGCCTGACAGACAGCTCTGATTGTGGGCcggagaaagaagaggaagaggagccaTCCAGACGCCTCACACCCCTGGAGAACTTAACACTGGATATGTGTCACAATGAAAATACCATCAAGGAGCTGACTGTGGGTAGAAGGGTTGGCTTCTACAAAGTCCGTGGTGAGATCGGGTGTGGGAACTTCTCTAAAGTCAAACTGGCTTTCCATGCCCTTACCAAAG ACAAAGTTGCCATTAAGGTTCTGGATAAGTTGAGGCTGGACCTGCAGACCCAGAGAATGCTGTCCAGAGAGATCTCCAGCATGGAGAGCTTGTTTCACCCGAATGTTGTGCGTCTTTATGAAGTGGTGGAGACGCCAAGTCGATTATACCTGGTTCTGGAGTATGCTGGAGGAGGAGACCTCCACAGCAGGATCACCTCTCAGGGAAAAATCTCTGAGCCAGAGAGCAAGATTGTGTTTGCCCAAATCCTGTCTGCTGTAAAGCATATG catgacaacaACATCATCCATCGGGACTTGAAGGCAGAAAATGTCCTTTTCTCCTGCAATGCCTGTGTGAAGGTGGCTGATTTTGGCTTCAGTACGAGGGTCAGCACTAACAATCAGATGTTGGACACCTTCTGTGGCTCTCCCCCATATGCAGCTCCAGAGCTGTTCAAGGATGAGTCCTACATGGGGCCACCTGTAGACGTGTGGGCTATGGGTGTTCTCCTCTTCTTCATGGTGACTGGCACCATGCCTTTTCGTGCTGACACTGTTCCTAGGCTGCGGCGTTGTGTACTTGAGGGGGCCTACGTTCTGCCTATATGGGTGTCAGCTCCATGCCAGCGGCTGATTCAGGGCATCCTGAAGCCTGAGCCTTCTGAGCGCTATGCTCTGGACCAGATGCTGGGTTGTGAATGGTTGTTGCCTGTGGAGTTTTTCCGTCCTGTTCCACCCACATACCGGCTTAACCCCATGCATCTGCTGGAGTCTGGTCCAGGAAGGCTGAACCAAGAAGAAGAGGAGGTGCGTGTTGCTCTGCAGGAACTGGGAGTGACTGAAGAACACATCCTCAACAACCAGAGCAAGAACAGTCGAAGTCCAGTCACAGGTATTTATCGCATCATATTGCACAGGATGCAAAGAAACAAGGGAACTGAGCGCGCCCCTATGATCACAGGTGTAGTCAAAGACCCTAAACGGGACAGTCTTCGCGCCTACAGGAATTTACGGCACACCTCAAAACTGTGTGTCCTTTCTTAA
- the si:ch211-22d5.2 gene encoding serine/threonine-protein kinase NIM1 isoform X1, which yields MRVTADQMSPQVPRHSLYSLTDSSDCGPEKEEEEEPSRRLTPLENLTLDMCHNENTIKELTVGRRVGFYKVRGEIGCGNFSKVKLAFHALTKDKVAIKVLDKLRLDLQTQRMLSREISSMESLFHPNVVRLYEVVETPSRLYLVLEYAGGGDLHSRITSQGKISEPESKIVFAQILSAVKHMHDNNIIHRDLKAENVLFSCNACVKVADFGFSTRVSTNNQMLDTFCGSPPYAAPELFKDESYMGPPVDVWAMGVLLFFMVTGTMPFRADTVPRLRRCVLEGAYVLPIWVSAPCQRLIQGILKPEPSERYALDQMLGCEWLLPVEFFRPVPPTYRLNPMHLLESGPGRLNQEEEEVRVALQELGVTEEHILNNQSKNSRSPVTGIYRIILHRMQRNKGTERAPMITGVVKDPKRDSLRAYRNLRHTSKLCVLS from the exons ATGCGTGTGACTGCCGATCAGATGTCTCCACAAGTGCCACGACACAGCCTCTACAGCCTGACAGACAGCTCTGATTGTGGGCcggagaaagaagaggaagaggagccaTCCAGACGCCTCACACCCCTGGAGAACTTAACACTGGATATGTGTCACAATGAAAATACCATCAAGGAGCTGACTGTGGGTAGAAGGGTTGGCTTCTACAAAGTCCGTGGTGAGATCGGGTGTGGGAACTTCTCTAAAGTCAAACTGGCTTTCCATGCCCTTACCAAAG ACAAAGTTGCCATTAAGGTTCTGGATAAGTTGAGGCTGGACCTGCAGACCCAGAGAATGCTGTCCAGAGAGATCTCCAGCATGGAGAGCTTGTTTCACCCGAATGTTGTGCGTCTTTATGAAGTGGTGGAGACGCCAAGTCGATTATACCTGGTTCTGGAGTATGCTGGAGGAGGAGACCTCCACAGCAGGATCACCTCTCAGGGAAAAATCTCTGAGCCAGAGAGCAAGATTGTGTTTGCCCAAATCCTGTCTGCTGTAAAGCATATG catgacaacaACATCATCCATCGGGACTTGAAGGCAGAAAATGTCCTTTTCTCCTGCAATGCCTGTGTGAAGGTGGCTGATTTTGGCTTCAGTACGAGGGTCAGCACTAACAATCAGATGTTGGACACCTTCTGTGGCTCTCCCCCATATGCAGCTCCAGAGCTGTTCAAGGATGAGTCCTACATGGGGCCACCTGTAGACGTGTGGGCTATGGGTGTTCTCCTCTTCTTCATGGTGACTGGCACCATGCCTTTTCGTGCTGACACTGTTCCTAGGCTGCGGCGTTGTGTACTTGAGGGGGCCTACGTTCTGCCTATATGGGTGTCAGCTCCATGCCAGCGGCTGATTCAGGGCATCCTGAAGCCTGAGCCTTCTGAGCGCTATGCTCTGGACCAGATGCTGGGTTGTGAATGGTTGTTGCCTGTGGAGTTTTTCCGTCCTGTTCCACCCACATACCGGCTTAACCCCATGCATCTGCTGGAGTCTGGTCCAGGAAGGCTGAACCAAGAAGAAGAGGAGGTGCGTGTTGCTCTGCAGGAACTGGGAGTGACTGAAGAACACATCCTCAACAACCAGAGCAAGAACAGTCGAAGTCCAGTCACAGGTATTTATCGCATCATATTGCACAGGATGCAAAGAAACAAGGGAACTGAGCGCGCCCCTATGATCACAGGTGTAGTCAAAGACCCTAAACGGGACAGTCTTCGCGCCTACAGGAATTTACGGCACACCTCAAAACTGTGTGTCCTTTCTTAA